A region from the Muribaculum gordoncarteri genome encodes:
- a CDS encoding nucleoside triphosphate pyrophosphohydrolase family protein: MTLSEYQAEALKTAIYPKEIGIIYSALGMTGESGEVADKVKKTIRDNGGVFDEATRLEIAKEVGDVLWYIAAMSDDLGLSLEEIARMNLDKLRSRAARHRLHGTGDNR; the protein is encoded by the coding sequence ATGACACTGTCGGAATATCAGGCCGAGGCGCTGAAGACAGCCATATATCCCAAGGAGATTGGCATCATATATTCAGCCCTCGGCATGACCGGCGAATCGGGCGAGGTGGCCGATAAGGTCAAGAAGACAATCCGCGACAATGGCGGAGTCTTTGACGAGGCCACCCGCCTGGAAATCGCCAAGGAGGTAGGCGATGTGCTGTGGTATATCGCCGCCATGAGCGACGACCTTGGCCTGTCGCTTGAAGAAATCGCCCGCATGAACCTCGACAAGCTCCGCTCCCGCGCCGCCCGCCACCGCCTCCACGGCACTGGCGACAACCGCTAA
- the tamL gene encoding translocation and assembly module lipoprotein TamL: protein MMRRRIDITYLWLVVIAALAVSVTSCSTTRRLGADDVLYTGVKKIDIVPSEGEKVPSGVAEEVKNAVNVRPNNILSWLSPYYRYPFPLGLWVYNNWSNPPKGFKHWLYEKLVEEPVLISDVRPHLRTRMIENNLDDAGYFRGTASYELLYSKKNKKKAQIIYTVHTGPAYLLDSIEYLPDTCHLYHKIDSVAMSSTYFRKGMRYSTDSLSIERNRITNVLRDQGYYFFRPEYIEYLADSTITPQRIALRLTVARNIPKFALQRYRTGNVTVFISRNDGGGTPDTTVTRRGTVIQMMPSRLRKGLIPGCVTFRKNRIFAVSEMNRTQSYLSRLGIFNYINIDAFPDTTSAEPRLDVVIQCTFDKPLEASIEANVSSKSNSYLGPGLSLWVTNRNLFGGGEQLRVGLTGSYEWQTGHDRSSVFNSYEVGINSSLSFPRMLAPRFFPLSRRNLNWTRFTLNADLLNRPHYFNMAQFSASMNYDWQTRKYFSYTFTPLKLSYVKLLRTTSEFDSIMAANPAVAVSFRDQFIPQMGFTMIYDRVMNRDNLLNVQATVQEAGNICWGIWRLAGVKGEKRLFGMPFSQFIKGTAQIVYSRRIKGEHWFVARMFGGVAHAYGNGHEVPYSEQFYVGGANSVRAFTVRSIGPGSYHPDKDDVNSNFDETGTFKFECNAEYRFPIFGPVHGAFFLDAGNVWLLKNDPNRPGGKLEGRTFFRDLAVGTGVGLRFDISMLVIRGDLGIGIHAPYDTGHGGYYNMESFKKSLAFHLAIGYPF, encoded by the coding sequence ATGATGCGGAGAAGAATTGACATTACATATCTGTGGCTGGTAGTAATTGCGGCGTTGGCCGTGAGCGTGACATCATGCTCGACCACACGTAGGCTTGGTGCCGACGATGTGCTCTACACCGGCGTGAAGAAGATTGACATTGTGCCGTCGGAAGGTGAGAAGGTGCCGTCGGGTGTGGCCGAAGAGGTGAAAAACGCCGTTAACGTGAGGCCCAACAACATTCTTAGCTGGCTGTCGCCCTATTACCGTTATCCTTTCCCTTTGGGATTGTGGGTCTATAACAATTGGAGCAATCCGCCCAAGGGTTTTAAGCACTGGCTCTATGAGAAGCTTGTCGAGGAACCTGTGCTTATAAGCGATGTGAGGCCCCACCTGCGCACGCGGATGATCGAGAACAATCTTGATGACGCGGGCTATTTCCGAGGAACCGCCTCCTACGAGCTGCTCTACAGCAAGAAGAACAAGAAGAAAGCTCAGATTATATACACGGTACACACCGGCCCGGCCTATCTGCTCGACTCGATAGAGTATCTGCCCGACACATGTCACCTTTATCACAAGATTGACTCGGTGGCGATGAGCAGCACCTATTTCCGCAAGGGAATGCGTTACTCTACCGACTCGTTGAGCATCGAGCGCAACCGCATCACCAACGTGTTGCGTGACCAGGGTTACTATTTCTTCCGTCCCGAGTATATAGAGTACCTTGCCGACAGTACCATAACGCCTCAGCGAATAGCGTTACGCCTCACTGTGGCGCGTAACATCCCCAAGTTTGCATTGCAGCGTTACCGCACCGGCAATGTGACGGTATTCATCAGCCGAAATGACGGGGGAGGCACTCCCGACACTACGGTGACGCGGCGCGGAACGGTGATACAGATGATGCCGTCACGCTTGCGCAAGGGGTTGATTCCGGGGTGCGTCACGTTCCGTAAAAACCGCATATTTGCCGTGAGCGAGATGAACCGCACGCAATCCTATCTGTCGCGCCTCGGCATATTCAACTACATAAACATCGATGCGTTCCCCGACACGACGAGCGCCGAGCCCCGCCTTGATGTGGTCATCCAGTGTACATTCGACAAGCCGCTTGAGGCGAGCATCGAGGCCAATGTGTCATCGAAGTCCAACAGTTACCTTGGCCCGGGATTGTCGCTGTGGGTGACCAACCGCAACCTCTTCGGCGGCGGCGAGCAGCTGCGTGTGGGCCTTACGGGTTCCTACGAGTGGCAGACGGGACACGACCGCTCCTCGGTGTTCAACAGCTACGAGGTGGGTATCAACTCTTCGCTCTCGTTCCCGCGCATGCTTGCTCCGAGATTCTTCCCGTTGTCGCGGCGCAATCTCAACTGGACGCGCTTCACGTTGAACGCCGACCTACTCAACCGTCCGCACTACTTCAACATGGCTCAGTTCAGCGCGTCGATGAACTACGACTGGCAGACACGCAAATACTTCTCCTATACGTTTACTCCGCTCAAGCTATCCTATGTGAAGCTTTTGCGCACCACTTCGGAGTTTGACTCAATCATGGCGGCCAATCCGGCGGTTGCAGTGAGCTTCCGCGACCAGTTCATTCCGCAGATGGGTTTCACCATGATCTATGACCGCGTGATGAACCGCGACAACCTGCTCAATGTTCAGGCTACGGTTCAGGAGGCGGGAAATATATGCTGGGGTATATGGCGGCTTGCAGGAGTGAAGGGCGAGAAGCGGTTGTTTGGAATGCCGTTCTCGCAGTTCATAAAGGGCACGGCTCAGATTGTCTACTCGCGAAGGATCAAGGGCGAGCACTGGTTTGTGGCGCGAATGTTTGGCGGCGTGGCTCATGCCTACGGCAACGGTCACGAGGTGCCTTACAGCGAGCAGTTCTATGTGGGTGGTGCCAACTCGGTGCGTGCGTTTACCGTCCGCAGCATCGGTCCGGGCAGTTATCATCCCGATAAGGACGATGTCAACAGCAATTTCGATGAAACCGGTACGTTTAAGTTTGAGTGCAATGCCGAGTACCGTTTCCCGATATTCGGTCCCGTTCACGGCGCCTTCTTCCTTGATGCCGGTAATGTGTGGCTGCTGAAGAACGACCCCAACCGTCCGGGTGGAAAGCTTGAGGGGCGCACATTCTTCCGCGATTTGGCCGTGGGTACCGGAGTGGGTTTGCGTTTCGACATAAGCATGCTTGTTATACGCGGCGACCTTGGCATAGGCATCCATGCGCCCTACGACACCGGTCATGGTGGCTACTACAACATGGAGTCGTTCAAGAAGTCGCTTGCCTTCCACCTTGCCATAGGCTATCCTTTTTGA
- a CDS encoding translocation/assembly module TamB domain-containing protein encodes MILLIPALLYVPFVQNFVKDIALREVAKSSGMTIEIDRFRLKWPLSVMLDGVRVMTSPGDTMAVVGNADLDVDILPLLKLDIHASGRISDVRYKMGTPDSVMYLVADVKDFKLEPSHYDLKNSLIEVSHAELDGGDVLLLFNGSDTTATPVDTTASMPLTIKAGSLLLRNISYRMSMMPVIDSLSATVPLAELRDGFLDLATRRIHARSLSVDSVSAMYLTPSAEYLAAHPADTVTTVEEHPTPLDSMWVITGDTVRLTGQRAVYAMRGAVPQPGLDMNYLQADDIEIRVDSFYNRGVEITVPLKRLAATERSGLKLDASGTFAMDTAGMEARNFDITTLFSAIKFNAYMGMGDMTTDPDLPLRLKAAARIGVHDVEMLMPSLVPMLKTIPRYNDINLQADAEGTVSAMRVEKIYVALPGYMNMEMRGEVYDMLDIDKISGEILLDGELKNVNFIKPTVLEAKLAKQLNIPPIKLEGRVEMESGAYNGMLRAVTGKGEVLLDCDWNGRAESYTADLNLDEFPISSFMPEMGIGDVTANVKVKGRGYDPMSVKTTIDAEMAIDKFVYDSIAYSNIRAWAKLDTGVIDAGVMSMNHDANFDMTMLGKLEGDNINVEFEGDVRNFDLQGLHLSPTENKGSFSLDGKAVLNPKRSYYNGNVNVTDLAWSMPDMEIATPAINTTLDATDSSMMVTLHNESLVAGLMAKCPIDTFMTRVTGTMTLLEKQMADKRIDIIALQHALPPFVLDLNSGSNSVISDFLEPAKMSFNSLKFNMSTDTIITMNAAVDRFKAGNTQLDTITFNALQHGKFLVYKINVDNRPGTMDDFAHVNATGFLANENFSLFLNQSNIKGDTGFKIGVNLTGSDSLLTMRLVPLKPVIGYKTWSLNQDNFISYSFGSRHLDANLDLSNGDSHLRIFTEHSHNDSVMGQEDVVVNASGIQLADWLALSPFAPPVKGVAGVDMRIRWDAEAKSLSGTGNATLDDLSYGGDRVGSFLLDLGLSTTASGVIKASTSLMVDSIKVITASGSLNDSTAAHPFALDFSMIHFPLRIVNPFLPPGVAKLHGMLNGEMDITGTMANPVFDGFLDFDSTDVLVDMVGTSFKFSDEKIPVDSNIVRFNNYTIKGINDNPLYINGTVDMTSLVSPRIDLDMKARDMQIVGIDRGKGHDVYGRGFINLDADVKGNMDFMSVNAKLNLLEGSNVTYVLDMAADQLSEGVGAGDMVRFVQFSDTAAVLQADSLESTGMSLMLNAQVIISEGSTINVDISSNGKDKAQIQGSGNLNFTMSPFSDMRITGRYTIDKGFVRYTPPFMSQKLFDFESGSYVAFNGDMMNPILNIHATETLKANVTEEGQNSRLVNFIITLNVTNTLSNMDVSFDLSTNDDITIQNELQTMSPEQRANQAMNMLLYNIYTGPGTRASSNLSGNVLFSFLTSKLNTWAANNIKGVDITFGVDQYDRTYEGATSTTTSYSYKVSKTLFNDRIKIVIGGNYSTDADNDENLSQNLINDISFEYMLNRSGSMYLRLFRHEGYENVLEGEVIQTGVGFVYKRKLSSLRDLFRFVGHRKESPEAPEPAESPAGTSPINKNNDDAEKN; translated from the coding sequence GTGATTTTACTGATACCTGCTCTTCTCTATGTGCCCTTTGTGCAGAATTTCGTCAAGGATATAGCACTGCGTGAGGTAGCCAAGTCATCGGGGATGACGATAGAGATTGACCGTTTTCGGCTCAAGTGGCCGTTGAGCGTTATGCTTGACGGAGTGAGAGTTATGACTTCGCCCGGCGACACAATGGCTGTGGTGGGAAATGCCGATCTCGATGTCGACATACTGCCGCTGCTGAAGCTTGACATACATGCGAGCGGCCGTATCAGCGATGTGCGCTATAAGATGGGGACTCCCGACTCGGTAATGTATCTTGTGGCCGATGTGAAGGATTTCAAGCTTGAACCGTCGCATTACGACCTTAAAAATTCGTTAATCGAAGTGAGTCATGCCGAGCTCGACGGAGGCGATGTTTTATTGTTGTTTAACGGTAGCGACACTACTGCGACACCGGTCGACACAACGGCGTCGATGCCATTGACCATCAAGGCGGGCTCGCTGTTGCTGCGTAATATAAGTTACCGGATGTCGATGATGCCCGTTATCGACTCGTTGTCGGCAACGGTTCCGCTTGCTGAGCTGCGTGACGGATTTCTCGACCTCGCCACCCGGCGCATTCATGCCCGTTCATTGAGCGTCGACAGTGTCAGCGCAATGTATCTCACGCCTTCGGCCGAGTATCTTGCCGCACACCCTGCCGACACGGTAACGACAGTTGAGGAGCATCCTACTCCGCTCGACAGCATGTGGGTGATTACCGGCGACACGGTGAGGCTCACCGGACAACGTGCCGTATATGCCATGCGTGGCGCCGTGCCGCAGCCCGGACTTGACATGAATTATCTGCAAGCCGACGACATAGAGATACGTGTCGATTCATTCTATAACCGAGGAGTTGAGATAACGGTTCCGCTTAAACGGCTTGCGGCGACCGAGCGCAGCGGTTTAAAGCTCGACGCTTCGGGCACATTTGCCATGGACACGGCCGGAATGGAAGCACGCAACTTCGACATAACCACCCTGTTTTCGGCGATAAAGTTCAATGCCTACATGGGAATGGGCGACATGACGACCGACCCCGACCTGCCTCTGCGACTTAAGGCGGCGGCAAGGATAGGGGTGCATGATGTGGAGATGCTGATGCCTTCGCTCGTGCCGATGCTGAAGACAATTCCGCGTTACAATGACATAAATCTACAAGCCGATGCCGAAGGGACAGTGTCGGCAATGCGTGTGGAAAAGATATATGTGGCTTTGCCGGGATATATGAACATGGAGATGCGCGGCGAGGTGTATGACATGCTCGACATCGATAAGATAAGCGGCGAGATACTGCTTGACGGCGAACTCAAGAACGTTAACTTCATAAAACCCACGGTGCTTGAGGCAAAGCTTGCCAAGCAGCTCAACATTCCGCCCATAAAGCTTGAAGGCCGTGTGGAAATGGAGTCGGGTGCCTACAACGGAATGTTGCGTGCCGTTACCGGTAAAGGCGAGGTGCTGCTTGACTGCGACTGGAACGGCCGTGCCGAGTCCTACACCGCCGACCTTAACCTTGACGAGTTCCCGATAAGTTCATTCATGCCCGAGATGGGAATAGGCGATGTCACCGCCAATGTGAAGGTGAAGGGGCGCGGCTATGACCCGATGTCGGTCAAGACCACTATCGATGCCGAAATGGCGATCGACAAATTTGTATATGACAGCATAGCTTACTCCAATATACGCGCATGGGCCAAGCTTGACACGGGCGTGATCGATGCCGGCGTTATGTCGATGAACCATGACGCCAACTTTGACATGACGATGTTGGGTAAGCTCGAAGGCGACAACATCAATGTAGAGTTTGAAGGCGATGTGCGTAACTTTGACCTCCAGGGATTGCACCTTTCTCCGACCGAAAACAAGGGCTCGTTCAGCCTCGACGGAAAGGCTGTGCTCAACCCCAAGCGCAGCTACTATAACGGCAATGTCAATGTGACCGACCTTGCGTGGTCGATGCCCGACATGGAGATTGCAACCCCGGCTATAAATACGACGCTCGATGCAACCGACTCGTCGATGATGGTGACGCTTCACAATGAGTCACTTGTGGCCGGACTTATGGCCAAATGTCCGATTGACACGTTTATGACGCGAGTCACCGGCACGATGACGCTGCTTGAAAAGCAGATGGCCGACAAGCGCATCGACATAATTGCGTTGCAGCATGCGTTACCACCCTTTGTCCTCGACCTGAATTCGGGCTCCAACAGCGTTATATCCGATTTTCTGGAACCGGCCAAGATGTCTTTTAACTCGCTCAAGTTCAACATGAGCACCGACACCATCATCACCATGAATGCCGCAGTCGACAGGTTCAAGGCCGGAAACACGCAGCTCGACACGATAACATTCAATGCGCTGCAACACGGCAAGTTCCTCGTGTATAAGATCAATGTCGACAACCGCCCGGGAACGATGGACGATTTCGCACATGTGAACGCTACGGGATTCCTTGCCAACGAGAATTTCTCGCTCTTCCTGAACCAGAGCAACATAAAAGGTGACACGGGATTCAAGATCGGTGTCAACCTCACCGGCTCCGACTCACTGCTTACAATGCGACTTGTGCCGCTTAAGCCTGTCATAGGCTATAAGACATGGTCGTTGAATCAGGACAACTTCATAAGCTACAGCTTCGGGTCAAGGCATCTTGACGCCAACCTCGACTTGTCGAACGGCGACAGCCACCTGCGCATATTCACCGAACATTCACATAACGACTCGGTGATGGGACAGGAGGATGTGGTGGTAAATGCATCGGGCATACAGCTTGCCGACTGGCTCGCGCTGTCGCCATTCGCTCCGCCGGTCAAGGGCGTTGCGGGAGTCGATATGCGCATCCGCTGGGATGCCGAAGCTAAGTCACTGTCGGGAACGGGAAATGCCACGCTCGACGACTTGAGCTATGGCGGCGACAGAGTTGGCTCATTCCTGCTTGACCTCGGACTGTCGACTACCGCTTCGGGAGTCATAAAGGCTTCGACATCGCTTATGGTCGACAGCATCAAGGTCATCACGGCTTCGGGTTCGCTCAACGACAGCACGGCCGCACATCCGTTTGCTCTCGACTTCTCGATGATACACTTCCCGCTACGCATAGTCAATCCGTTCCTGCCTCCGGGAGTTGCCAAGCTTCACGGAATGCTCAACGGCGAGATGGACATAACGGGAACGATGGCCAATCCGGTGTTTGACGGATTCCTCGATTTCGACTCCACCGATGTGCTCGTCGACATGGTGGGAACTTCGTTCAAGTTCTCCGACGAGAAGATACCGGTCGACAGCAATATCGTGCGCTTCAACAACTACACCATCAAGGGCATCAACGACAATCCGCTCTATATCAACGGCACTGTCGACATGACAAGTCTTGTGTCGCCGCGAATCGACCTCGACATGAAGGCGCGTGACATGCAGATAGTGGGTATCGACCGCGGAAAGGGACATGATGTCTACGGACGCGGATTCATAAACCTTGACGCCGATGTCAAGGGCAACATGGATTTCATGTCGGTAAACGCCAAGCTCAATCTGCTTGAAGGCAGCAATGTGACCTACGTGCTCGACATGGCCGCCGACCAGCTGTCGGAAGGCGTGGGGGCGGGTGACATGGTGCGGTTTGTCCAGTTCAGCGACACCGCAGCTGTGCTCCAGGCCGACTCGCTTGAGTCTACAGGCATGTCACTGATGCTGAATGCCCAGGTCATCATTTCGGAAGGCTCGACAATCAATGTCGACATATCGTCAAACGGCAAGGACAAGGCGCAGATTCAGGGTTCGGGTAACCTTAACTTCACTATGTCGCCGTTCAGTGACATGCGCATTACCGGACGCTACACCATCGACAAGGGATTTGTGCGTTACACTCCGCCGTTCATGAGCCAGAAGCTCTTTGACTTCGAGAGCGGAAGCTATGTGGCGTTCAACGGCGACATGATGAATCCCATTCTCAACATCCATGCCACTGAAACGCTCAAGGCCAACGTGACCGAGGAGGGGCAGAACTCCCGTCTTGTCAACTTCATAATAACGCTGAATGTCACCAACACGCTTTCCAATATGGATGTGTCGTTTGACCTGTCGACAAATGACGACATCACCATACAGAACGAGTTGCAGACGATGAGTCCCGAGCAGCGAGCCAATCAGGCGATGAACATGTTGCTCTACAACATCTACACGGGTCCGGGCACGAGAGCGTCGTCCAACCTGTCGGGCAATGTGCTCTTCTCGTTCCTCACATCCAAGCTCAACACTTGGGCGGCAAACAACATAAAGGGTGTCGACATAACATTTGGCGTCGACCAGTATGACCGCACCTACGAGGGCGCTACTTCCACCACCACAAGCTACAGCTACAAGGTGAGCAAGACCCTCTTTAACGACCGCATAAAGATTGTGATCGGCGGAAACTACTCGACCGATGCCGACAATGACGAGAATCTGTCGCAGAACCTGATAAACGACATCTCCTTTGAATACATGCTCAACCGTAGCGGCTCGATGTATCTGCGACTGTTCAGGCACGAAGGCTACGAGAACGTGCTTGAGGGCGAGGTGATACAGACCGGTGTCGGATTTGTCTACAAGCGCAAGCTAAGCTCGCTCAGGGATTTGTTCCGCTTCGTGGGTCATCGCAAGGAGTCGCCCGAAGCCCCGGAACCGGCTGAATCGCCTGCCGGAACATCACCTATAAACAAGAATAACGATGATGCGGAGAAGAATTGA
- a CDS encoding putative LPS assembly protein LptD, with product MRNSHLYIIISVLLCAISAGAASLPRRANSDPLPSHVDSTAAAVDSSSVDTIPDSYDPLRRTLISEAVPESVAASSLPVFHPKEETKSRIQRQKVDLDNVVTFSAKDSLVLVGKNSAFMYGDSEVKYGDMELQGAEIKMDMATNVVYAVGRPDSVGELQGSPVFSDKSGEYESKTMSYNFKTKRGMITDVVTEQGEGYLTGGRTKMMESGEYYLADGKYSTCDDHDHPHFYFQLTKAKVIPKKNVVTGPAYMVLAGLPLPLAVPFGYFPFSEKYSSGIIFPSFGDDYNRGFYLSNGGYYFAINDNIDLALTGEIYTKGSWGINAQSAYVKRYKYSGSFHLSYINTIFGEKGNPDYSKQTNFQILWNHSQDSKANPNMTLSASVNFSTSGYTRNDLNSYYSNSFTENTKSSTINMTYRIPNSKWSFSTTANIAQRTQDSTLAVSFPNLTVSLSQVYPFKRKRAVGAERWYEKIKLSYSGQFQNSLTAKQDQFFKKSLIKDWRNGMRHSIPISATFNLFKYINLTPQISLNDRMYTSKVRRSWDPNASAEVCDTTYSLYNVWDFNASVSLDTKIYGFFQPMKFLGDKVKMIRHVLTPTISFSGAPDFSSPFFGYYGNYSYQDSKGETVTKKYSLFPNALYGVPGQGRQGVVSVSLANNVEMKVKSDNDSIGEKKISLIENFSVSQSYNFAADSMNWSNIQTSLLLRLVKNFNLSLSATWDVYTYQLNSAGNPVRVNVPRWKAGKGLGRLSSTGTSFSYTFNNNTFKRKDKKDDKKKSGSVDDEPDNSHELENTSGDFRNNRTGNSETADSGLQLNDDGYMAWEVPWSLTFNYSVNYGYGAFNKKKMEYDGKITQNLSFSGNIQPTKNWNFGFSASYNFDTHKIAYMNCNISRDLHCFTMTASFIPVGPYKSYNFHIAVKSSLLQDLKYDKRSSMTNGVTWY from the coding sequence TTGAGAAATTCTCACCTATATATAATAATATCGGTGCTATTATGCGCAATAAGCGCCGGAGCCGCATCACTTCCCCGACGAGCCAACAGTGACCCGTTGCCCTCGCATGTCGACTCCACTGCCGCAGCTGTCGACTCGTCATCGGTCGATACAATCCCCGATTCCTACGACCCGTTGCGCCGCACCCTCATCAGCGAGGCTGTCCCCGAATCGGTGGCGGCTTCCTCACTCCCCGTGTTCCATCCCAAGGAGGAAACCAAATCACGCATCCAGCGCCAGAAGGTCGACCTTGACAACGTTGTAACCTTCTCGGCCAAAGACTCATTGGTGCTTGTAGGCAAAAACAGCGCGTTCATGTATGGCGACAGCGAAGTAAAGTATGGCGACATGGAGCTGCAGGGCGCTGAAATAAAAATGGACATGGCCACCAACGTAGTCTATGCCGTAGGTCGTCCCGACTCGGTAGGCGAATTGCAGGGTTCGCCTGTATTCTCCGACAAGAGCGGTGAATACGAGTCTAAGACAATGAGCTACAACTTCAAGACAAAACGAGGTATGATAACCGATGTCGTCACCGAGCAGGGCGAAGGTTATCTGACCGGAGGTCGCACCAAGATGATGGAAAGCGGCGAATATTACCTTGCCGACGGAAAATACTCTACCTGCGACGATCACGACCATCCCCACTTCTACTTTCAGTTGACCAAAGCCAAGGTCATCCCCAAAAAGAATGTGGTCACCGGACCCGCCTACATGGTGCTTGCAGGACTTCCGCTCCCGCTTGCCGTACCGTTTGGATACTTCCCCTTCTCCGAGAAGTACTCTTCAGGTATAATATTCCCTTCGTTCGGCGATGACTACAACCGAGGATTCTATCTGAGCAACGGAGGCTACTACTTTGCAATAAACGACAACATCGACCTCGCGCTCACAGGCGAGATATACACCAAAGGCTCATGGGGTATAAACGCACAGTCGGCCTACGTGAAACGATACAAGTATTCGGGTAGCTTCCATTTGAGCTACATCAACACGATTTTCGGCGAAAAGGGCAATCCCGACTACTCTAAGCAGACCAACTTCCAGATTCTCTGGAACCACTCGCAGGATTCAAAGGCCAATCCCAACATGACCCTCTCGGCAAGCGTAAACTTCTCGACGAGCGGCTACACGCGCAACGACCTCAACAGCTACTACAGCAACTCGTTCACCGAGAATACCAAGAGTTCGACCATCAACATGACCTATCGAATCCCCAACTCGAAATGGTCGTTCTCAACAACTGCCAACATCGCGCAGCGTACCCAGGACTCTACACTTGCAGTGTCATTCCCCAACCTCACGGTGTCGCTGTCGCAGGTCTACCCCTTCAAGCGCAAACGCGCCGTAGGTGCCGAACGCTGGTATGAGAAAATCAAGCTCTCCTACTCCGGTCAGTTCCAGAACTCACTGACAGCCAAGCAGGACCAGTTCTTCAAGAAGAGCCTCATAAAGGATTGGCGCAACGGTATGCGTCACTCAATCCCCATCTCGGCGACATTCAACCTGTTCAAATATATCAACCTCACTCCGCAAATATCGCTGAACGACCGAATGTACACCTCAAAGGTGCGCCGAAGCTGGGACCCCAATGCCTCAGCCGAAGTGTGCGACACCACCTACAGCCTCTATAACGTGTGGGATTTCAATGCGTCAGTGTCGCTCGACACCAAAATCTACGGCTTCTTCCAGCCTATGAAATTCCTCGGCGACAAAGTGAAAATGATACGCCACGTATTGACTCCGACAATATCGTTCTCGGGCGCTCCCGACTTCTCGTCGCCGTTCTTCGGTTACTACGGCAACTACTCCTATCAGGACTCCAAGGGTGAAACCGTCACCAAGAAGTACTCGCTCTTCCCCAATGCCCTTTACGGCGTGCCGGGGCAGGGACGGCAGGGAGTAGTGAGTGTTTCGCTCGCCAACAATGTCGAGATGAAGGTTAAGAGCGACAACGACAGTATAGGCGAAAAGAAAATATCGTTGATCGAGAACTTCAGCGTGTCACAAAGCTACAACTTCGCAGCAGACTCAATGAACTGGAGCAATATACAGACCTCATTGCTGCTGCGACTCGTCAAAAACTTCAACCTGAGCCTCTCGGCTACATGGGATGTCTACACCTATCAGCTCAACTCGGCAGGAAATCCAGTGCGCGTAAACGTGCCTCGATGGAAAGCCGGAAAGGGACTCGGACGACTCTCCAGCACCGGAACATCATTCTCCTACACCTTCAACAACAACACCTTCAAGCGCAAGGATAAAAAGGACGACAAGAAGAAATCGGGCAGCGTCGACGACGAGCCCGACAACTCCCACGAGCTTGAGAACACCTCGGGCGACTTCCGCAACAACCGCACCGGCAACAGCGAAACTGCCGACAGCGGTCTGCAGCTTAACGACGACGGCTACATGGCCTGGGAGGTTCCGTGGAGTCTTACATTCAACTATTCGGTCAACTACGGCTACGGAGCGTTCAACAAAAAGAAGATGGAGTATGACGGTAAGATAACCCAGAACCTCAGCTTCTCAGGCAACATACAGCCCACCAAAAACTGGAACTTCGGATTCAGCGCAAGCTATAACTTCGACACCCACAAGATAGCTTACATGAACTGCAACATATCACGTGACCTCCACTGCTTCACGATGACTGCGAGCTTCATACCCGTAGGCCCCTACAAGAGCTACAATTTCCACATCGCCGTGAAGTCGTCGCTCCTGCAGGACTTGAAGTACGACAAGCGCTCGTCGATGACCAACGGTGTGACATGGTATTAA